The proteins below come from a single Trichoplusia ni isolate ovarian cell line Hi5 unplaced genomic scaffold, tn1 tig00003070, whole genome shotgun sequence genomic window:
- the LOC113507702 gene encoding uncharacterized protein LOC113507702 yields the protein MFITSSTNASGIYFDPIGSLKMIDGFLSVLIPIDISFIQPHIKNLNGVIGTSKFLCKQTALYTDIECLNLHQPLSIRYNDIIRDYDSISHLIESRSKRSAWFGGIGTLFKNLFGTMNEDDAINYSNAIQLIEKDQSKLSELVKQNILVTTSTLSSIEDSVNKISVNEQRLNDAIDDIALFQKNLTLLADKLILKTKFNGMLNLLESSLLTLSFKLEDTVNAIMFSKLNILYPSIISPKQLFTELVNNYRFLADNHQFPLSLTLENIHTLMNVSEIASYYNNNKVVFALKIPLVNSRSYDLYHNIPYPVSVTHDTYTMIIPSTKYLAINRDRSYYSKLDNLSSCKTINNQYYICDNLDTYSCARTPICESDIISKALKSVPSNCKTQFIQGQLDIWQTLSNNTWLYVITNPSKLSIDCKASNTEVIISGTGMINLPPYCIAFYKDSRLIPKYYKTIKVQTIKINFNLVNDSCCNSETLSKLKPQIPVLNLTNINLDSITSRRNLETSRIVNNLDKLIEKPHIVLYGEYYSYVTIIISVIIVIYILVLFCKFIKSGICHRLLNRQAFKCNTEKAEELTEVAASSSDISAPKIRKSLA from the coding sequence ATGTTCATCACaagttccacgaatgcttccgGCATATATTTTGACCCCATTGggtcattaaaaatgatagacGGTTTCCTTAGCGTACTAATTCCAatagatatttcatttattcaaccgCATATTAAGAATCTTAACGGTGTGATAGGCACTTCTAAGTTCCTATGTAAGCAGACTGCTCTGTATACCGATATCGAGTGTCTTAATTTGCACCAGCCGTTATCAATAAGATACAACGACATTATTCGAGATTACGATTCTATTTCTCACTTAATTGAATCAAGGTCTAAACGTTCAGCCTGGTTTGGGGGTATTGGCACCCtattcaaaaatctatttggtaCTATGAACGAAGACgacgcaataaattatagtaacgctattcaattaatagagaaagatcaatctaaattatccgaattagtcaaacaaaatatattagtaactaCTTCAACACTCTCTTCAATAGAAGactcagtaaataaaattagtgtcaACGAGCAGAGATTAAATGATGCTATTGATGACATAGCTTTATTCCAAAAGAACTTGACCTTGTtagctgataaattaatattaaaaactaaattcaatggaatgttaaatttattagaaagtagtctcctaactttatcttttaaactagAAGACACTGTAAACGctattatgtttagtaaattaaatattttgtatccttctattataagtccaaaacagctatttacagagcttgttaataattataggtttttagctgataatcatcaatttcctttaagtttaactttagaaaatatacacactttaatgaatgtttcagaaattgcgagttattataataataacaaagttgtatttgccttaaaaatacctttagtaaattccaggagctatgatttatatcataacataCCTTATCCAGTTTCTGTAACCCATGATACTTATACTATGATCATTCCCTCTACTAAATATCTAGCTATTAACAGAGATAGatcatattatagtaaattagaTAATCTAAGTAGCTGtaagacaataaataaccaGTACTATATATGTGACAACCTAGATACTTACTCGTGTGCCAGGACTCCGATCTGCGAATCGGATATAAtctcaaaagcattaaaatctgTGCCTAGTAATTGTAAGACCCAATTCATTCAAGGCCAACTAGATATTTGGCAAACGTTGTCTAACAATACATGGTTATATGTTATTACAAACCCTTCCAAATTGTCCATAGACTGTAAAGCTTCCAATACTGAAGTTATCATATCAGGCACAGGCATGATAAACTTACCTCCGTATTGTATAGCCTTTTATAAAGACTCAAGGTTAATacccaaatattacaaaacaattaaagtccaaacaattaaaattaactttaatctagTAAATGACTCTTGTTGTAATTCAGAAACATTATCGAAACTTAAGCCTCAAATTCCcgttttaaatcttactaatattaaccTTGATTCTATAACGTCACGACGAAATTTGGAAACCAGCCGCATTGTCAATAACcttgacaaattaattgaaaaaccacatattgttttatatggtgaatattattcctatgtaacaataattatatctgttattattgtaatatatattcttgtactattttgtaagtttataaaatcggGCATTTGTCATCGCCTCTTAAATAGACAAGCTTTCAAATGTAATACGGAAAAAGCTGAAGAACTTACAGAAGTTGCTGCTAGTTCTTCCGACATTTCCGCACCTAAAATCCGTAAATCCCTTGCATAA
- the LOC113507701 gene encoding uncharacterized protein LOC113507701, which yields MSLKLEKNENIQIGTLFKFIKTFDGTREKLNSFLTNCDNAIDLASDTQKPILFKYILSQLEGKAEVACSIKEFDSWDQLNSFLKTQFGERKHYAHLMTELRECQQLNEPVNQFALRLETCLSKLLTEVTLSNKKKSELVGRIAAMEDLALHTFLIGLKPEISNLVRSRNPSTLNDAINFAVSEEKILNSYNKRNPQSSTLHRIAFKPQYPSRPSNHDVNSKPQMAKQYDRDNKNLFCRYCKNQGHTIETCRKREYNNNRFKANPSPKYQKQPYQENYKPARVNCVTSEDDYYNPEPQPSTSTNDTQYDETHDLNE from the coding sequence atgtctcttaaactagaaaaaaatgaaaatattcaaattggaactctatttaaatttataaaaacattcgatggcacacgtgaaaaattgaattcatttctaACTAATTGTGACAACGCAATTGATTTAGCTTCTGATAcccaaaaaccaatattatttaaatatatattatcacaattagaaGGCAAAGCCGAAGTAGCTTGCTCCATTAAAGAATTCGACTCTTGGGaccaattaaatagtttccttAAGACACAGTTCGGTGAAAGAAAACACTATGCCCATCTTATGACTGAATTACGGGAATGCCAACAACTAAATGAACCGGTTAACCAATTCGCATTACGCCTCGAAACTTGCCTTTCGAAGCTCTTAACAGAAGTAACATTatccaataaaaagaaaagcgaaTTAGTTGGTCGTATAGCGGCTATGGAAGACTTAGCACTccacacgtttttaattggccTTAAGCCCGAAATTTCTAATCTAGTCCGCAGTAGAAACCCATCCACTCTCAACGATGCAATCAATTTTGCCGTCTCAGAGGAGAAGATCCTAAATTCGTATAATAAGCGTAATCCTCAAAGTTCAACATTACATCGTATTGCATTTAAACCACAATATCCTTCTCGTCCTTCAAACCATGATGTCAATTCTAAGCCGCAAATGGCTAAACAATATGACcgagataataaaaatctattctgtaggtattgtaaaaatCAAGGTCATACCATTGAAACATGTAGAAAACGCGAGTACAACAATAATCGGTTCAAGGCTAATCCATCTCCCAAATATCAAAAGCAACCTTATCAGGAGAACTATAAACCTGCTCGCGTTAATTGTGTAACCAGTGAAGATGACTATTATAATCCGGAACCACAACCATCCACGAGCACAAATGATACCCAATATGACGAAACCCACGATTTAAACGAATAG
- the LOC113507700 gene encoding nuclear receptor coactivator 2-like, protein MDKRSERNKCITEKKRRELENETINQLEELLGTCLAEVKQPDKNGIVREATRQIQEVLRRRRECPEECPLRVAQCLSPVQAGEVSSTQPSCAGLQYSELTSLIEALKHYTGTLGWVLLEINSKAEIECITENIKELTLQDRTELYKKSIFSLLHVKDHAKLRPLLRNIQTFNWGAGEIDKFQAIQARLLIKNSNGTDSVGYAECVIHAAPVRGSSSEEAGSVMCVIRRCEDASAALLPGDGGPPAITAKQSDHIVFRLDCNFIILFCDLSGVENLINTAIPLVGSRYLDLVENSDRVRVTAHLQEAVCLPAPPAISEPFRLRITPDSPSFRVIARSRLFRAKPSSGEPDFIMSTHTVLGDEDMDLLEADGPRPPVGGPLMASVGNGESSNCEPRYRSPISPNEGQFLNDFDLEPWSLLGDMSSEESKDRKDSVEGPSQPLTPRATPTPGEGPPSNQPAEEPNRLRTLLSKKQTGNDSGVNSNNRILKDLLKQEDEEATGSETSAPHTPHTPHTPLTPHTPHTPSAALSPLHTAQAHARPPPHPPHAPHAPHQPHQPHAQHQQHPQHPQHQPHQQHQPHGSHMPNATHSMQQGQHHNNSDVLLRILNEKTDEDAEENRRNSADGTRGVSQPSALLSQLLSSSNGPAGNGRPHDSSENYLERMAAVKRKFDDAKGMSSSSKRATPENQQVTSSALPAASSTASSTATSPATSSSLGQSLLCQKNQILVSLLARQQTTPTTPLPLPNPNLRAYGPTARPRPPQPPQLPQQPQQPPQRHHVSTLSNILTGTNHRTSMNGGGNGGGGAGGAECPVSMAGSSHLQMVLQSGELAGGALAGGARAYPAPAPAALHYGTTAPHLAYNNQPPSGSTRAQSGGGGGGDSEVPSDQTLSDLLDEVIENMPDADRSAADVNVRQRQGMKEKNAMINAIRQSLMQCETVGKAAGGSSPGGGAGAAGAAGGAGGAYAGSPARAASPEPRERWRALQAGAALYADPARARALVEQQRARLLELQRTQQMLVSPEATEQPQADLGSTINALVSATPPNVTLTRTDYQHQIYHQNSQMGPHYGTNKITTSQQNPMLSRQLSVAGSGGYSRGGGAGGHSAAALHTPMTPAPPPSTPQPYHRPPHQPHAPHAPHAPHQPHAPHAPHAPLAPRPHLGNATMS, encoded by the exons ATGGACAAACGATCTGAAAG aaataagtGTATCACCGAGAAGAAGCGACGGGAACTCGAAAACGAAACCATAAATCAACTTGAAGAGCTCTTAGGTACCTGTCTCGCTGAAGTCAAGCAACCGGATAAGAACGGAATAGTTCGCGAGGCCACCCGGCAGATCCAGGAGGTGCTGCGGCGCCGGCGGGAGTGCCCCGAGGAGTGTCCGCTGCGCGTCGCGCAGTGCCTGTCGCCCGTGCAGGCCGGCGAGGTCAGCTCCACGCAGCCGTCCTGCGCTGGCTTACAGTACTCCGAGCTCACCTCGCTCATAGAG GCTCTCAAGCATTACACCGGCACCCTCGGTTGGGTTTTATTGGAAATAAACTCAAAGGCTGAAATTGAATGTATAACCGAAAATATTAAAGAGCTCACTCTGCAGGACAGAACTGAGCTgtataagaaatcaattttcTCCCTTTTGCATGTCAAAGATCATGCAAAATTGAGACCATTGTTAAGAAATATACAAACTTTTAACTGGGGTGCGGGAGAAATCGACAAATTCCAAGCTATACAAGCTCGTCTCCTTATCAAAAATTCCAATGGGACTGACAGTGTTGG GTACGCCGAGTGCGTGATCCACGCTGCGCCCGTGCGCGGCTCGTCGTCGGAGGAGGCCGGCTCCGTCATGTGCGTCATCCGGCGCTGCGAGGACGCGTCGGCCGCACTTCTCCCCGGCGACGGCGGCCCGCCCGCCATCACCGCCAAACAGTCCGATCATATCGTCTTCAGATTGGATTGcaacttcattattttat TTTGTGATTTAAGTGGAGTGGAAAACTTAATAAACACTGCTATACCTCTCGTGGGTAGTCGTTATTTGGACCTTGTTGAGAATAGTGATCGTGTTCGTGTTACTGCACACTTGCAAGAAGCTGTGTGTCTTCCCGCACCACCCGCGATTAGCGAACCTTTTCGGTTACGCATTACTCCAGACAGTCCTAGCTTTAGAGTTATAGCTCGATCTCGTCTTTTTCGAGCAAAGCCTTCATCGGGAGAGCCTGATTTTATAATGTCTACGCACACTGTTCTCGGTGACGAAGATATGGATCTTCTAGAAGCGGACGGACCTCGTCCTCCTGTTGGTGGGCCGCTAATGGCATCTGTTGGAAATGGGGAATCTTCGAATTGTGAACCCAGATATCGTTCTCCTATAAGTCCCAATGAAGGCCAGTTTCTTAATGATTTTGACCTAGAACCATGGTCCTTGCTGGGTGACATGTCGAGCGAAGAGTCTAAAGACCGAAAAGACAGTGTCGAAGGACCTTCGCAACCCTTAACCCCACGTGCAACACCGACTCCGGGTGAAGGTCCGCCTTCTAATCAGCCCGCAGAAGAACCGAATAGGCTTCGGACACTTCTTAGTAAGAAGCAAACAGGTAACGATAGCGGGGTTAATTCAAACAATCGGATCTTGAAAGATTTGCTAAAGCAAGAAGACGAGGAGGCTACGGGTAGCGAAACGTCCGCGCCGCATACGCCTCACACTCCGCATACGCCGCTGACTCCGCACACGCCGCACACGCCCAGCGCCGCGCTGTCGCCGCTGCACACGGCGCAGGCGcacgcgcgcccgccgccgcacccgccgcacgcgccgcacgcgccgcaccaGCCGCACCAGCCGCACGCGCAACACCAGCAGCACCCGCAGCACCCGCAGCACCAGCCGCATCAGCAACACCAGCCGCACGGCTCGCACATGCCTAACGCGACGCACTCCATGCAGCAGGGGCAGCATCATAATAATTCTGATGTCTTATTAAGG ATACTAAATGAAAAAACAGACGAGGATGCGGAGGAAAACAGGAGAAATTCCGCAGATGGAACCAGAGGAGTGTCACAACCTAGTGCTCTGCTTTCACAGCTGCTCTCTAGTAGTAATGGGCCGGCAGGCAACGGACGACCTCACGACAGCAGTGAAAACTATCTAGAGAGAATGGCCGCAGTAAAACGAAAGTTCGATGATGCTAAAGGAATGTCCAGTAGTTCAAAGAGGGCTACGCCTGAAAACCAGCAG GTTACTTCGAGTGCCCTTCCTGCGGCATCGTCTACCGCTTCTTCGACGGCCACGAGCCCGGCAACCAGCAGTAGTCTGGGACAGAGCCTTTTATGCCAAAAGAACCAAATTCTGGTATCGTTACTGGCGCGGCAGCAGACGACGCCGACGACGCCGCTGCCGCTGCCCAACCCTAACCTGCGCGCGTACGGGCCCACGGCCAGGCCGCGCCCGCCGCAGCCGCCGCAGCTGCCGCAACAGCCGCAGCAACCGCCGCAGCGACACCACGTCTCGACGCTTTCCAATATACTCACCGGCACGAACCA TCGAACCAGCATGAACGGCGGTGGtaacggcggcggcggcgcgggcggcgcggagTGCCCCGTGAGCATGGCGGGCTCCAGCCACCTGCAGATGGTGCTGCAGAGCGGCGAGCTGGCCGGCGGCgcgctggcgggcggcgcgcgcgcctaccccgcgcccgcgcccgccgcgctgcaCTACGGGACCACCGCCCCGCACCTCGCCTACAACAACCAGCCCCC CAGTGGCAGTACTAGAGCCCAGAGTGGAGGCGGTGGAGGAGGAGACAGTGAAGTTCCTAGCGACCAGACATTGTCCGATCTCTTAGATGAGGTGATCGAGAACATGCCCGACGCTGACCGATCGGCAGCCGACGTTAATGTTCGGCAACGACAA GGAATGAAGGAGAAGAACGCCATGATCAACGCCATCCGGCAGAGCCTGATGCAGTGTGAAACGGTAGGCAAGGCGGCCGGCGGGTCGAGCCCGGGCGgcggggcgggcgcggcgggcgcggcgggcggcgcgggcggcgcgtaCGCGGGCAGCCCGGCGCGCGCCGCGTCCCCCGAGCCGCGCGAGCGCTGGCGCGCGCTGCAGGCGGGCGCCGCGCTGTACGCCGAcccggcgcgggcgcgcgcgctCGTCGAGCAGCAGCGAGCGCGACTGCTCGAGCTGCAGCGCACGCAGCAGATGCTCGTGTCGCCAGAG GCTACTGAGCAACCACAGGCTGATTTGGGCTCCACCATCAACGCCTTGGTTTCAGCGACTCCGCCTAACGTGACTTTAACACGTACGGACTATCAACATCAAATATATCACCAAAACA GTCAAATGGGTCCACATTATGGTACCAATAAAATAACGACATCGCAACAGAATCCAATGTTGAGTCGACAGCTCAGT GTGGCTGGATCAGGCGGGTATTCTCGCGGCGGCGGTGCGGGCGGGCACTCGGCGGCCGCGCTGCACACGCCCATGACGCCGGCGCCGCCGCCCTCCACGCCGCAGCCCTACCACCGGCCGCCGCACcagccgcacgcgccgcacgcgcctCACGCGCCGCACCAGCCGCACGCGCCGCATGCGCCGCACGCACCGCTCGCGCCGCGCCCGCATCTAGGTAACGCAACCATGTCATAG